The genomic region CCGCCGTGAAGAAGGCCGCCGCCAAGAGGACCGCGGCTGCGAAGAAGACGACCGCCGCCAAGAAGACGGCGGCGGCCAAGAAGGCGACCACCGCGAAGAAGACGACAGCGGCGAAGAAGACGACCGCCGCGAAGCGGACGGTGGCCGCGACGAGGACGACCGCCGCGAGGAAGGCCCCGGCCAAGAAGGCGCCCGCGCGGAAGACGGCGGCGGCGAAGAAGGCGCCGGCCAGGAAGGCGCCCGCGAAGAAGGCGCCTGCCCGGAAGACGGCCGCCGCGCGGAAGACCGCCCCGGCGCGGAAGGCCACGGGGCGGACGACCACGGGGCGGGCGACCACGGCGCGGACGACCACGGCCGGCGGCGGCACGGCGGCGAAGGCGGCCGCCGGCGGCGGGCTGCGGACCGGGCGCAGCACCTCCCGCTCGGCGCGGTCGTCGCAGGTCATCTCGTCGCTCGCCGACCGGCCGGAGCGTCCCGGGCGGAGCCTCGTGACCAGCAACCACGAGGTGATCCAGCGGTGGGCTCGGGAACGCGGGGCCAAGCCGGCGACCATCGCGGGCACCGAGCGGGAAGGTCGGGCCGGTGTGCTGACGTTCAACATTCCGGGCTACCGGGAGAGCAGCCGGATCCGCGAGATCACCTGGGACGACTGGTTCCACACCTTCGACCTGCGCCGGCTGAACCTCATCTACCAGGAGCAGATGCGCGACGGCCGGCAGAGCAACTTCTTCCGGACGGAGTCACCCGATCGTGAGGACGGCTGACGCGTTTGTGGGAATGCCCGGCGGGTATCCACGGTTGGATTACACCGAGGCCCGGAGCAGCGGGAGGCCGGTGTTTGTGACCGGCGAGACAGCCGATGCGGGTTGAATCCGGAATCTGGGCGAACTAACTTTATTGCACCGCGCCGCGCTCGGAAACGTTCGGGGGAGCGGCGGATCGATCAGATCCGCGCACCGGGTGAGGCGCGAGGGGACGGGTGGACCTACCGTTGGGGGACGGTGCCCACCTGTTTGGACCGGCGGCGCGAGCGGGCGATGCTTACGGGGGTGAGTGTTGCCCGCCGCCGCCGGCCCCACCATGCGCGGGTGTCCACCACTGCCGGACGGGCGTGGTGGACACTCTGCTCTATTCGCCTGATTTGTACCGCTAAGGCGGATTCCTGGGGCGGTTACGCGCCCCCGCGGCCCGCGAATCGCTAGCCGGTGGAGACCGGATCTCCTGCCGGTTGGGACGGGCGGGACGCGGTCGCCCGGCCCAGTGCGGCGACGCGGCGCTCCCGCGGCGGCCCGGCGAGCAGGTGGCCCACGGCGGCGAGCAGGCCGAGCCCGGCCACGATGAGCCAGTGCCCGCCGCCCAGGTACTGGAGGCTCACCCCGCCGAGGGTCGGCGCGACGAACGAGGCGGCCGGGAACGTCAGGTAGAAGACCGACTGGTACCGACCGCGCAGTTCGGGAGGCGCCAGGTCGGCGTTGATCTGCGCGTTGGGCGGGGCGGCGAGCATCGAGCCGACCGTCCAGACGACCGCGGCGGCGAGGTAGACCGCCAGCCCGTCGGCGACGGTGAGCACGCCGAACCCGAGCGCCATCAGCGCGGTGGAGGCCGCGAGCACGATGTCCTTGCGGTGCCGGTCGATCAGCCGGGGCACGAACAGTTGGCCGAGCACGATCAGGGCGCCCCCGAGCGCCACCACCAGCCCGTACGACGAGGGCCCGAGCCCGTCCGCGCGCATCGCCAGCGGCATGATCGTCGAGGTCTGCATGGTCAGTACGGCCAGCACGAAGGTCAACGCTACGAAGGTGAGGAAGATCCGGTCGGTGAGAGCGGTGCGCAGCCCCGGCCGTCGGCGCCCGCCCGCTCCCGAGGCGGTGACCGGCGGGTCGACGCCCCGGCACAGCGTCTCCGGCACCTTCCAGGCGATCACCGCGGCGGTGGCCAGCGTGGCGCCCGCGTCGACCAGGAACAGTGCCAGGAAGCTCGCTTCGGCCAGCACGCCGGCCAGCAGCGAGGCGACCGCCATGCCGAGGTTGAAGGCCCAGAACTGAAGGTTGAAGGCGCGTGAGCGGCGCTGCTCGGGGACCATGTCGACGATCGCCGCCACGAACGCCGGGCTGGGCATCGAGTGCACCACGCCGACCAGGGCCGAGAGCACCGCGATGACCGCGAGGTGCCGGCTCAGGGCCAGGGCGACCATCAGGCCGGCCGTGGCCAGGTGGGCCGCGAGCAGGGTCGCCCGTCGTCCCCACCGGTCGGCGAGCACCCCCCCGAGCAGCACGCCCACGGCTCCGCCGGCCCCGTACGCCCCGACCACCGTGCCGGCGAGCGCCTCGCTGGCGCCCCGCGCCTCGGTGAGGTAGAGCGACAGGAAGAGCATGGCGAACGCGCCGGCCCGGTTGATCAGGATGCCGGCCCAGAGGTACCAGAAGGTGGCGGGGAGCCCGCCCGCGGTGTCGTGCCACCAGCGCCGCAGGCCGCGCACCCGTCCTCCCGACAGTTCGGTTTGTTAACTGTTAGCGATCCCGACCGTATCCGACGCCCGGCGGGTGGGCGCGACGTGCCCGAGGTCAGCCGACCCGGGCGGGCGCGATCGGCTCGGCCGGTCCGGTCGCGGCGGCCTCGGCGGCCTGTGGCGCGGGGGGCTGGACGGCGACCACCGGCTCGACCGGCTGGGCGGCCCGGCGCAGCGCGGTGGCACGCCGTTCCCGGGCCGGTCCGGAGACCAGGTGCGCGACGGCCATGACCCCGCCGATCGCGGCGCAGCCCACCCAGAGCGCGCTGTTGCCGGCGTGCTCCCGGACCAACCCGCCGAGGATCGGCGCGGCGGCACCGGCGATCTGCCACGAGAGCGAGAAGACGCCCT from Micromonospora sp. WMMD812 harbors:
- a CDS encoding MFS transporter, whose protein sequence is MRGLRRWWHDTAGGLPATFWYLWAGILINRAGAFAMLFLSLYLTEARGASEALAGTVVGAYGAGGAVGVLLGGVLADRWGRRATLLAAHLATAGLMVALALSRHLAVIAVLSALVGVVHSMPSPAFVAAIVDMVPEQRRSRAFNLQFWAFNLGMAVASLLAGVLAEASFLALFLVDAGATLATAAVIAWKVPETLCRGVDPPVTASGAGGRRRPGLRTALTDRIFLTFVALTFVLAVLTMQTSTIMPLAMRADGLGPSSYGLVVALGGALIVLGQLFVPRLIDRHRKDIVLAASTALMALGFGVLTVADGLAVYLAAAVVWTVGSMLAAPPNAQINADLAPPELRGRYQSVFYLTFPAASFVAPTLGGVSLQYLGGGHWLIVAGLGLLAAVGHLLAGPPRERRVAALGRATASRPSQPAGDPVSTG